A part of Streptomyces sp. DSM 40750 genomic DNA contains:
- a CDS encoding DEAD/DEAH box helicase, protein MAVKLRDHQIEAVAAIVRGFDVPPGGIPWNGLRGQVHAACGTGKTIMAAASARRLVPRGRVLVLVPTLDLLAQTVRAWHEAGHKGPAVAVCSLQDDPELWSLKVRSTTNPIQLALWHGSGPVTIYATYASLGVLAEAFEGVYGQKLDPVDLAVVDEAHRTSGSMGKAWADIHDQTVIPAYRRLYLTATPRIWEERLNREVAEGVRDPLPREMAASMDDEKVFGPVLYKLSLASAVSRGLLARYQIIVLELKDPVVTPEKLMGEERHTEEVRGQRLGALQAALLHTMSQHNLQTCITFHHRTIEAQAYAEGLERVAAKLHADQPETYPARIWADWLCGEHVPERRREVLGSFGSTAQRAVLSNCRVLGEGVDIRSVDSVALLDPKGAPHDIVQAIGRALRQKPGQGKLASLIVPVFLQPGEQPEDMFTSGSYRPLVKVLEGLRAHDEEVVELLAIPQEPQKDVAQPSVNIGVAPEDGEEESRLLLRFAAPRDPVMVADWVSFNVIDTERQDWARGWAKLKTYVERVGNARVPYGHREGATPLGQWVAEQRRAYAAGQMTGQRAQRLEKLGMVWSLADERFQENLEAAKAYYADHWTLCAPRSATMLDRPLGMWLANLRRPGALDDHPDWKTALEAVDEDWNPSWPPEWQRHYAALRELVRDEQGRADVLPGLTVHGMDIGKWLARQRKPEVWQALHDGQRERLEQLGITPLAPAPELEASAKPSTTPLSAFERGVAALAQYKAREGSVKVPRAHVETVEVDGQEHPVKLGVWIMNQKGRRAKLTADKLAAFAELGLNWAAS, encoded by the coding sequence ATGGCCGTGAAGCTGCGTGATCACCAGATCGAGGCCGTTGCCGCCATTGTGCGCGGTTTCGATGTTCCGCCGGGTGGTATTCCCTGGAATGGTCTTCGTGGGCAGGTGCACGCGGCGTGTGGGACGGGGAAGACCATCATGGCTGCCGCGTCGGCGAGGCGGCTTGTGCCCAGGGGGCGTGTGCTCGTGCTGGTGCCGACGCTGGATCTGCTGGCGCAGACGGTGCGGGCGTGGCACGAGGCCGGGCACAAGGGGCCGGCGGTGGCGGTGTGTTCGCTCCAGGATGACCCGGAGCTGTGGTCGTTGAAGGTGCGCTCCACGACGAACCCGATCCAGTTGGCGCTGTGGCACGGCTCCGGGCCCGTGACCATCTACGCCACCTACGCGTCTCTGGGTGTCCTGGCGGAGGCATTCGAGGGCGTCTACGGCCAGAAGTTGGACCCGGTAGACCTCGCGGTAGTTGATGAGGCCCACAGGACAAGTGGGTCGATGGGTAAGGCGTGGGCGGACATCCATGACCAGACCGTCATCCCGGCGTACCGGCGGCTGTACCTGACGGCGACGCCGCGGATCTGGGAGGAGCGGCTGAACCGGGAGGTTGCCGAGGGGGTGCGGGATCCGCTGCCGCGGGAGATGGCAGCGTCCATGGACGACGAGAAGGTCTTCGGGCCCGTCCTGTACAAGCTCTCGCTCGCATCTGCCGTCTCCCGGGGGTTGTTGGCGCGGTATCAGATCATCGTGCTGGAGCTGAAGGACCCGGTCGTCACCCCGGAGAAGTTGATGGGCGAGGAGCGGCACACGGAAGAGGTGCGGGGGCAGCGTCTCGGGGCGCTCCAGGCCGCGCTCCTGCACACCATGAGTCAGCACAACCTGCAGACGTGCATCACGTTTCACCATCGGACGATCGAGGCGCAGGCGTACGCGGAGGGCTTGGAGCGGGTTGCGGCGAAGCTGCACGCCGATCAGCCCGAGACGTACCCCGCTCGGATCTGGGCGGACTGGCTGTGCGGCGAGCACGTCCCCGAGCGCCGACGGGAGGTTCTGGGTTCGTTCGGGTCGACGGCGCAGCGAGCTGTGCTTTCGAACTGTCGTGTTTTGGGCGAGGGTGTCGATATTCGAAGCGTGGATTCAGTTGCCCTACTGGACCCGAAGGGCGCGCCGCACGACATCGTCCAGGCCATCGGCCGGGCACTCCGGCAGAAGCCGGGACAGGGCAAGCTCGCCTCCCTGATCGTGCCGGTATTTCTCCAGCCCGGAGAGCAGCCCGAGGACATGTTCACCTCCGGGTCCTACCGGCCCCTGGTGAAAGTCCTGGAAGGGCTGCGGGCCCACGATGAAGAGGTCGTGGAACTGCTCGCCATCCCCCAGGAGCCGCAGAAGGACGTTGCGCAGCCGTCCGTGAACATCGGTGTCGCACCAGAAGACGGCGAAGAAGAATCACGGCTGCTGCTCCGTTTCGCGGCCCCCAGGGATCCGGTGATGGTCGCGGACTGGGTCTCCTTCAACGTGATCGACACCGAACGCCAGGACTGGGCCCGCGGCTGGGCGAAGCTGAAGACGTACGTCGAGCGGGTCGGGAACGCCAGGGTGCCCTACGGACACCGCGAGGGCGCGACACCACTTGGGCAATGGGTCGCAGAACAACGACGCGCCTACGCAGCCGGGCAGATGACCGGCCAGCGCGCCCAGCGCCTGGAGAAGCTCGGCATGGTCTGGAGCCTCGCGGACGAACGCTTCCAGGAAAACCTGGAGGCCGCGAAGGCGTACTACGCGGACCACTGGACCCTCTGCGCTCCGAGGTCCGCGACCATGCTGGACAGGCCGTTGGGGATGTGGCTCGCGAATTTGCGGCGGCCCGGTGCGCTGGATGACCACCCCGACTGGAAAACGGCACTGGAAGCCGTCGACGAGGACTGGAACCCATCGTGGCCGCCGGAGTGGCAACGCCACTACGCCGCACTACGCGAGCTCGTACGCGACGAACAGGGCCGGGCCGACGTCCTGCCCGGCCTCACGGTCCACGGCATGGACATCGGGAAATGGCTGGCCCGGCAGCGCAAGCCCGAGGTCTGGCAAGCCCTTCACGACGGGCAGCGCGAACGCCTCGAGCAGCTCGGCATCACACCGCTCGCCCCGGCCCCGGAGCTGGAGGCGTCCGCGAAGCCGTCCACGACGCCGCTGAGCGCCTTCGAGCGGGGCGTTGCGGCCCTGGCGCAGTACAAGGCCCGGGAGGGCTCTGTGAAGGTACCCAGGGCCCACGTAGAGACGGTCGAGGTCGACGGCCAAGAGCACCCCGTCAAGCTCGGAGTCTGGATCATGAACCAGAAGGGACGCCGCGCGAAGCTCACCGCCGACAAACTCGCCGCATTCGCCGAACTCGGGCTCAACTGGGCGGCATCCTGA
- a CDS encoding glycine-rich domain-containing protein: MTINNPRHRASKLWAAAVALTVGGVMAPVTLVSPAEAADTCVSGVTFKTAGAASCELPSRALTVTVTLIGAGAGGGGGGIGNGGGGGGGGGGGRMECHYFVKYGEDVRITVGRGGYGGAGGIASSVGGSDDGGKGGDGSATSVILGGRTDTMPGGIGGGGGLGYANFGGNTAGAGGPSPSEGPCGYQRGATGANGTKGAGSRGGSGGAGGEAAGPVPASCGAAGRAGAGGSAGGGAAGREGNDGRAGNEGCVVVRFH; encoded by the coding sequence ATGACAATCAACAATCCTCGGCACCGAGCAAGCAAGCTGTGGGCCGCGGCAGTTGCACTGACCGTCGGAGGCGTCATGGCGCCCGTGACACTGGTCTCTCCGGCAGAAGCTGCGGACACCTGCGTGAGTGGCGTCACGTTCAAAACCGCGGGTGCCGCGTCCTGCGAGCTGCCCAGCCGTGCCCTCACGGTCACCGTGACCCTCATCGGCGCCGGCGCCGGCGGCGGTGGTGGCGGCATCGGCAATGGGGGTGGCGGCGGGGGTGGCGGTGGCGGCGGGCGCATGGAGTGCCACTACTTCGTCAAGTACGGCGAGGACGTGCGCATCACCGTGGGCCGTGGCGGATACGGCGGCGCCGGCGGCATCGCATCCTCCGTAGGCGGCTCGGATGACGGCGGCAAGGGCGGCGACGGCAGCGCCACCTCGGTCATCCTCGGCGGCCGTACAGACACCATGCCCGGCGGCATCGGCGGCGGCGGCGGGCTCGGCTACGCCAATTTCGGAGGCAACACCGCAGGCGCCGGCGGCCCAAGCCCCAGCGAGGGCCCCTGTGGCTACCAGCGAGGCGCCACGGGTGCCAATGGCACCAAGGGCGCTGGCAGCAGGGGCGGCTCGGGTGGTGCCGGCGGCGAAGCAGCCGGTCCGGTTCCCGCCTCTTGCGGCGCCGCTGGCCGCGCCGGCGCCGGTGGCTCCGCTGGCGGCGGCGCCGCTGGCCGCGAAGGCAACGACGGCCGAGCCGGAAACGAGGGGTGCGTCGTCGTCCGCTTCCATTAG
- the cqsA gene encoding alpha-hydroxyketone-type quorum-sensing autoinducer synthase, with product MIEPCAVGSLLPAFVQERVEAFHASGIRGRWAGRHILRGRRLPGPGSTVVDSNDYLRLAGDKRIVDAVTESLDAMRGARLASAALLYEEHPQTVLERELAGYLGSQAGVFCQSGYDANVGLLQTLAGPEVPVYVDMLAHMSLWAGAKAAGAPVRPFRHNDTAHLLRRIEEHGPGVIAVDSMYSVCGSLAPLAALCAVAEQTGCVLVVDEAHSLGTHGPAGAGMVAAAGLTKRVHFRTMSLSKAFAKRAGYITCPDEEFVEYFKMTSYPAVFASTLVPSDLVQISATLDVVRHDEWRRTRLQEVAATLRQGLTSLGYDLRGSGAHIMSLPTGPDETIIQVRDIMEDHDVFGSVFCPPATPHNRTALRLSLHCDLTDQDVDRIIQASGIVRPLITSPRSLTP from the coding sequence ATGATCGAACCTTGTGCCGTTGGCTCGCTGCTGCCGGCGTTCGTCCAGGAGCGGGTGGAGGCTTTCCACGCGAGCGGGATTCGGGGGCGGTGGGCGGGTCGGCACATCCTGCGCGGCCGACGCCTGCCGGGGCCGGGCTCCACGGTGGTCGACAGCAACGACTACCTGCGCCTGGCCGGCGACAAGCGCATCGTGGACGCCGTGACCGAGTCCCTCGACGCGATGCGGGGGGCGCGGCTGGCTTCAGCGGCGCTGCTGTATGAGGAGCACCCGCAGACCGTGCTGGAGCGGGAGCTGGCCGGCTACCTCGGTTCGCAGGCGGGCGTGTTCTGCCAGTCGGGATACGACGCCAACGTGGGGCTGCTGCAAACCCTGGCAGGGCCCGAAGTGCCGGTGTACGTGGACATGCTGGCTCACATGTCGCTGTGGGCGGGCGCGAAGGCGGCCGGTGCCCCGGTGCGGCCCTTCCGCCACAACGACACCGCCCACCTGCTGCGCCGTATCGAGGAGCACGGCCCCGGGGTGATCGCGGTCGACTCGATGTACAGCGTGTGCGGCAGCCTCGCGCCGCTGGCCGCGCTGTGCGCCGTCGCCGAGCAGACCGGCTGTGTCCTGGTCGTCGACGAGGCCCACTCGCTGGGCACCCACGGCCCCGCCGGAGCGGGCATGGTCGCGGCGGCCGGACTGACGAAGCGGGTGCATTTCCGCACGATGAGCCTGTCGAAGGCGTTCGCGAAACGGGCCGGCTACATCACCTGTCCGGACGAGGAATTCGTCGAGTACTTCAAGATGACCTCCTACCCGGCCGTCTTCGCCTCCACCCTGGTGCCGTCCGACCTGGTACAGATCTCCGCCACCCTGGACGTCGTCCGCCACGACGAATGGCGCCGCACCCGCCTGCAGGAAGTCGCCGCGACCCTGCGGCAAGGCCTCACCAGCCTCGGGTACGACCTGCGGGGTTCGGGCGCCCACATCATGTCGCTGCCCACCGGCCCGGACGAAACCATCATTCAGGTACGCGACATCATGGAAGACCACGACGTGTTCGGATCCGTCTTCTGTCCCCCCGCCACCCCCCACAACCGCACCGCACTGCGGCTCTCCCTGCACTGCGACCTCACCGACCAGGACGTGGACCGCATCATCCAGGCCAGCGGGATCGTCCGGCCCCTGATCACCTCGCCCCGCTCACTCACCCCCTGA
- a CDS encoding polyprenyl synthetase family protein yields the protein MSTAAVPPILLDPATIRARVERLLYDFLDDQEQGAPDLPELALFTGKLRAMLAAGGKRVRPVLCLVGWHSITDRTPPPAVWRVAASLELFHTFALIHDDIMDNSDTRRGQTTAHRALATQHAGRRDADSLGVNTAILLGNLAFGWSYELLHADDVTPAQNRRTRPLLNALRTEALVGQYLDLAAAGKPDADPHIAWRIIRYKTAKYTVERPLTLGATLASATDQQLNALSAYALPLGEAFQLRDDLLGIWGNPAETGKSTLDDLREGKHTVLYALALQRATIPQQRSLHRAFGQPHLTETDAEDIRSVLTASGARTTTEQMITDRREQALAALHTADFRPTGPIWLRHLAHTLTTRSGLSLTDTNEGTVGTGELPSRPDTPRAPTEKTSPGPGV from the coding sequence ATGAGTACCGCCGCGGTGCCCCCCATTCTGCTGGACCCCGCAACCATCCGGGCACGTGTCGAACGGCTCCTTTACGACTTCCTCGACGACCAAGAGCAGGGTGCCCCCGATCTGCCGGAACTCGCCCTGTTCACCGGGAAGCTGCGAGCCATGCTGGCGGCCGGCGGCAAACGCGTTCGTCCCGTCCTGTGCCTGGTGGGCTGGCACTCCATCACCGACCGCACCCCGCCCCCAGCAGTGTGGCGGGTCGCTGCCTCGCTGGAGCTGTTCCACACCTTCGCCCTGATCCACGACGACATCATGGACAACTCAGACACCCGCCGCGGGCAGACCACCGCCCACCGGGCCCTCGCCACTCAGCACGCCGGGCGCCGCGATGCCGACTCGCTCGGCGTCAACACGGCGATTCTGCTCGGCAACCTGGCCTTCGGCTGGTCCTACGAACTCCTCCACGCCGACGACGTGACACCCGCGCAAAACCGCCGCACCCGGCCACTGCTCAACGCCCTGCGCACCGAAGCCCTGGTCGGCCAGTACCTGGACTTGGCTGCGGCCGGAAAACCGGATGCCGACCCGCACATCGCCTGGCGGATCATCCGCTACAAGACCGCCAAGTACACCGTCGAGCGCCCTCTTACCCTTGGCGCCACCCTGGCCAGCGCCACCGACCAGCAGCTCAACGCCCTCTCCGCGTACGCCCTCCCCCTCGGAGAAGCCTTCCAGCTGCGCGACGACCTGCTCGGCATATGGGGAAACCCAGCCGAGACCGGCAAATCCACCCTGGACGACCTCCGCGAGGGCAAACACACCGTCCTGTACGCCCTAGCACTCCAGCGCGCCACCATCCCCCAACAGCGCAGCCTGCACAGGGCTTTCGGTCAACCTCACCTGACCGAAACCGACGCCGAGGACATCCGCTCCGTACTCACCGCCTCCGGCGCACGCACCACCACCGAACAGATGATCACCGACCGACGTGAGCAGGCTCTCGCTGCCCTACACACGGCCGACTTCCGCCCCACCGGCCCGATCTGGCTGCGCCACTTAGCCCATACCCTCACCACCCGCAGCGGCTTGAGTCTGACGGACACGAACGAGGGCACTGTCGGGACGGGGGAGCTCCCCTCCCGGCCAGACACGCCAAGGGCCCCGACGGAGAAGACATCCCCGGGGCCCGGCGTATGA
- a CDS encoding terpene synthase family protein, with amino-acid sequence MITSAGQALEFFYTPAECEFDSAAADAADAHVLAWAKDMQLVRSQTTSTVVASWNLGAAAAAVFPHARGLGLDLVADWIAWALFTDDLLNRADTPLPFVACVVDDTFRVLHADPRGPAPEPLRGAGQGLWSLLTRVAAQMSDEWLGRCRADVGLFMRGIVNKFLLSASPELPDVETALAVRADDIAISMFTNLIEHFEGFELPMLATATGSYVQLRRTLDEAVAIQNDVFSFYRDLKNPDADGVMNIVSALERRHAKGTEHALLQTRAMYRDRLTALASARDQFPGQCRALGLDDQTVQNAEIYANIVHDMVHGMVHAHFIVGARGYMDVQSLIPPRSELHPDFNDSTLRPSRPLHPVH; translated from the coding sequence ATGATCACATCAGCAGGACAGGCCCTGGAATTCTTTTACACGCCCGCCGAGTGCGAATTCGATTCGGCGGCCGCGGATGCCGCCGACGCCCATGTCCTCGCATGGGCCAAGGACATGCAATTGGTGCGCAGCCAGACAACGTCCACCGTCGTCGCTTCCTGGAACCTGGGGGCCGCAGCTGCAGCAGTCTTCCCTCATGCCCGTGGTCTCGGGCTGGACCTGGTGGCCGACTGGATCGCGTGGGCGCTGTTCACCGACGACCTCCTCAACCGCGCCGACACCCCGCTGCCGTTCGTCGCCTGCGTGGTCGATGACACCTTCCGGGTGCTGCATGCCGATCCCCGGGGACCGGCACCCGAACCACTGCGCGGAGCCGGCCAGGGCCTGTGGAGCCTGCTGACCCGCGTGGCCGCCCAGATGTCCGACGAATGGCTGGGCCGCTGCCGCGCGGACGTGGGCCTGTTCATGCGAGGGATCGTGAACAAGTTCCTGCTCAGCGCCAGCCCGGAACTACCGGACGTCGAGACGGCCCTCGCCGTGCGCGCCGACGACATCGCCATCTCGATGTTCACCAACCTCATCGAGCACTTCGAGGGCTTCGAGCTTCCGATGCTGGCTACGGCCACCGGCAGCTACGTGCAACTTCGCCGCACCCTCGACGAGGCCGTCGCCATCCAGAACGACGTCTTCTCCTTCTACCGCGACCTGAAAAACCCCGACGCCGACGGTGTCATGAACATCGTCTCCGCCCTGGAACGCCGCCACGCCAAGGGCACCGAACACGCCCTCCTCCAGACCCGCGCCATGTACCGGGACCGGCTCACCGCCCTGGCCTCGGCCCGCGATCAGTTCCCCGGCCAGTGCCGCGCCCTGGGACTGGACGACCAGACCGTCCAGAACGCCGAGATCTACGCGAACATCGTCCACGACATGGTTCACGGCATGGTCCACGCCCACTTCATCGTCGGCGCCCGGGGCTACATGGATGTCCAGAGCCTCATCCCGCCCCGCTCCGAACTGCACCCCGACTTCAACGACAGCACCCTGCGGCCCTCCCGCCCGCTGCACCCCGTTCACTGA